In Chryseobacterium sp. JJR-5R, the sequence ATCAAGTTTTGATGTAGTATTAACTTTAAATAATGAAAATCATAAAAAAGTCGCTTTAATAAATCATGAAAAAATTTCAAGTGATTTCTTCAGATTTGTAGAAGCAAACTTTTTTCGCATCACAATCATTGAATTATTTAAGCTTTTTAGTTACAATACTAATGATTATTACTCTTTTTATTCTCTGAGAAATAGATTTAGTCCTGGACAAAGTTATGAGACAGTAAAAATGTCCAAGGATACTATGAAAAATCTCAAATTATTATTAAAACAGTCAACAGAAACAATAACAAAATTAAGTCACATAAGAAATAAAGTATATGCGCATAAGGACAAGGATTTCAAAAATTATATTGGAATAATAGATATCCAAGAAATTAATAGCCTTATTTCAATTTCTAAAAGTATTTTTAATATATTCTATCAAGAAGCCTTTGAAAAAGAATATTATTTCGATTATCCTTTAGCTACACCTCTTGATAGTTTGGAACATTTGTTAGAAAAGATTGAGTTTTATAATGTAAATTATGAAACTGTAATGATGCAGAAATATGATAAACGGAATTTTGGATCATCCTAATTTTCAACTATGGCACTTTTACAACCTAACAATATGCAATACATGAGGCGGGACATGCTCTATTATGTTATTTAATGAATGATCTTGTTGAGTTATATGTAATCTTCCTGAAAAACGATAATTATATGAACGAAAAAAGAATTATTATCTACAATAATACAGTTTACGAACTTTTAGAGGAACAGTATGAAAGATTGCTTGAAATACAAGATGAAGCCAACAACCTTCCGTTTGCGGGAGATCTGCATATAGAAGAACATTTAAATTTCAATATTCATCAGTACAAATCCCTGGGAGAAATTGATTTAAATTTTGATGTACCATATTCATTATAAAAACTAATCTCACAAAACGATAAAGCTTATTATAAATAAATAACTATAACAATATAATCATGAAAAAGATATTCATTATCCCTACAATTTTATTAAGTACTTTATTTCTATCACAAAGTTTTGAAACACATGCAAATCCTAAAATCGATGAAATTCAAAAAAACTTTAGTTTCAAAAAATATCCTAAAAATATTTTAAAAGAATTCTCTGGGAGAATTGGTGCGGAAGAAGAACCAGTAACTGTATTTGAACATATACCAGGAGAAATTATAGGCTGGAGCAATGCTCGTGGAGCATATACTACTTCACAAAATTTTCAAATTATAAATGGAAAACTTTTAGAAATTAACATTCTACCAGCTTCAGAAACTTTCTTTAATAATCTTTCAAAGTTTAATAAAAGAAACAGACATTTTGAATTTAATTCCATAAACGGACGAACTTATGACGCTGTTTTTTTAAAAAAACAAAAGGGTGGTAAATACTTATTAACAATTGATTTAATTTCTATTGATAATGATTCTGATGGGTCAATTAATGACTTTAACAGATCACCAATCTATAACGTTGAATATGAAACTCTAGATTTTAAAACCTTTAGACCTTTAAGGATTAAAAAAAGAGAGAATAAAGAATGGGAATTAATAAATTGAAAACAGATAATCTCAAAAAACGATAAAACATTTTATTTTTGATCAAATTAAATCCATGAAAAAACTTTTATTTATCCTCATATTTCTTCCAATAGTTACTTTTGCACAGACTGAATGGAAATATGTAGCAACGACAAATTCTGAAGATAATTACTATATAAAAGATATTATTGAGGATAATTATGGAATGCTATCTGTCTGGGTTAAGATACAAAAATCAGAAAATAGAGGCATTATTGAAATTACTAAAACTGAATAATTAATTAGCTATTATAAAAATAAATAAAAATAAATTACACTTCTTATGGAGTGTATTTTTATTTATTGATTCACAGTATAATTATCAATAACAAAATTTTGCAGAAGAAAAAAAACTAAATATAAAATTTATTTACCATTAACCTTCTTTGTATCTAGTTTTAAGCTCCTACAAAGTGGTTCCATTTTTGATCCGGAATACCTGCCCAGCTGTCACTGATCTGAAAGCACCAGGATAATTTCCTGCACACCTGAGTGCAGCGCTTTGGCTCCCGGCATCCTGATCAGGATCTGTTCCCGGTTCCGGGAATCTCTTCAGGAAACAATTGCACCGGAGTTGTGCAGGAAGTCTAATGGAGTAATCCGAATATATATTCCCTTTATTCTATTTATCTGCATCCTGGCCACCAGTTCCTGTACCAGGTGGATGCTCTGCTGATCCGGAATACCTGCCCAGCTGTCACTGATCTGAAAGCACCAGGATAATTTCCTGCACACCTGAGTGCAGCGCCTTGGCTCCCGGCATCCTGATCAGGATCTGTTCCCGGTTCCGGGAATCTCTTCAGGAAACAATTGCACCGGAGTTGTGCAGGAAGTCTAATGGAGTAATCCGAATATATATTCCCTTTATTCTATTTATCTGCATCCTGGCCACCAGTTCCTGTACCAGGTGGATGCTCTGCTGATCCGGAATACCTGCCCAGCTGTCACTGATCTGAAAGCACCAGGATAATTTCCTGCACACCTGAGTGCAGCGCTTTGGCTCCCGGCATCCTGATCAGGATCTGTTCCCGGTTCCGGGAATCTCTTCAGGAAACAATTGCACCGGAGTTGTGCAGGAAGTCTAATGGAGTAATCCGAATATATATTCCCTTTATTCTATTTATCTGCATCCTGGCCACCAGTTCCTGTACCAGGTGGATGCTCTGCTGATCCGGAATACCTGCCCAGCTGTCACTGATCTGAAAGCACCAGGATAATTTCCTGCACACCTGAGTGCAGCGCCTTGGCTCCCGGCATCCTGATCAGGATCTGTTCCCGGTTCCGGGAATCTCTTCAGGAAACAATTGCACCGGAGTTGTGCAGGAAGTCTAATGGAGTAATCCGAATATATATTCCCTTTATTCTATTTATCTGCATCCTGGCCACCAGTTCCTGTACCAGGTGGATGCTCTGCTGATCCGGAATACCTGCCCAGCTGTCACTGATCTGAAAGCACCAGGATAATTTCCTGCACACCTGAGTGCAGCGCCTTGGCTCCCGGCATCCTGATCAGGATCTGTTCCCGGTTCCGGGAATCTCTTCAGGAAGCAATTGCACCGGAGTTGTGCAGGAAGTCTAATGGAGTAATCCGAATATATATTCCCTTTATTCTATTTATCTGCATCCTGGCCACCAGTTCCTGTACCAGGTGGATGCTCTGCTGATCCGGAATACCTGCCCAGCTGTCACTGATCTGAAAGCACCAGGATAATTTCCTGCACACCTGAGTGCAGCGCTTTGGCTCCCGGCATCCTGATCAGGATCTGTTCCCGGTTCCGGGAATCTCTTCAGGAAGCAATTGCACCGGAGTTGTGCAGGAAGTCTAATGGAGTAATCCGAATATATATTCCCTTTATTCTATTTATCTGCATCCTGGCCACCAGTTCCTGTACCAGGTGGATACTCTGCTGATCCGGAATACCTGCCCAGCTGTCACTGATCTGAAAGCACCAGGATAATTTCCTGCACACCTGAGTGCAGCGCCTTGGCTCCCGGCATCCTGATCAGGATCTGTTCCCGGTTCCGGGAATCTCTTCAGGAAGCAATTGCACCGGAGTTGTGCAGGAAGTCTAATGGAGTAATCCGAATATATATTCCCTTTATTCTATTTATCTGCATCCTGGCCACCAGTTCCTGTACCAGGTGGATACTCTGCTGATCCGGAATACCTGCCAATCAAAACAGGTAATCAATATTTATGAATACATTTGTTAATATTAATTATATTAATCATAAATAATGGAAGAAGAAAAAGAACGTCAAATTTTAGAAATTATTAAAATTAAATTTGATAAAACAGGGGGACATAATGGTAATTCTTTTAACGATTTCGATCATATATTGAATGTGGATATTAACGAGAGAAATGATTTTCTTGAAAGAATGGCTAAAGAAAAGAAAATAAAATTTTATATGGGTCCTAATACCCGAATGATAACTTTGCCAAAGTAATTTTGTAAATTCAGGATTCTAAAAGCAAGAAACATTAGATAAAATAAAACAGAATAAATAGAATATATATTCTGTTTTATTTTATATCTTTACAACATAATATTAATTGAGATATTAACCCGTTTCAATTCATTAATCTACAATATTATTTAGAAGTAAAAATAATTCATCATGAAAATTTATTCTTTAATTCATCAAAAAGGAGGTGTAGGGAAGTCTACCCTCACATTCAATTTAGCCAATAATTTGAAAAATTACTGTAAAATCTGCATATTAGATGTGGACTATCAAGGATCATTATATGAGATCCGGGAAAGCTCAGAAATCCCAATATACCATATTTCACAATTGGAAGAAGTAAGAAATTCAAATTATGATGTTGTTTTCATTGACACCCCGCCTTATATATTTGAAGGATTAGAGACTATTTGTGATATAAGCGACCATATTTTAGTACCGATGAAACCTGGCCCATTAGATATGCTTGCTGTTAAAAAAACAATTCAATTTATCAGAGAACAGAATGCTCAACATAAAGCATCGATTGTTTTTAATATGGTAAAACCAAAATTAAATTTAACAGAACAAATTGCGGAAGTTGTTTCTACATATGAAATTCCCACTACTACAAATTCAATCAGTGATCTTGTAGTGTTTTCAAAGAGTGTGCTAACAAATGGCGTAGAGGCAAATAACAATGCACAGAGGCAACTGGATGAACTCACCAAAGAATTATTACTAAAATAAGGTAAATTATGGCAAAGAAAGAAGAAACGGTTAGGAAAGATTTTGGAGATTTACTGCACAAGCTAGGGAACAAAAAGTTTAATGTACCTACCCAGAGGGTAGTACCAATACACAAAGAAAATATTAAAAACCCAGATACTTATAAAT encodes:
- a CDS encoding ParA family protein; protein product: MKIYSLIHQKGGVGKSTLTFNLANNLKNYCKICILDVDYQGSLYEIRESSEIPIYHISQLEEVRNSNYDVVFIDTPPYIFEGLETICDISDHILVPMKPGPLDMLAVKKTIQFIREQNAQHKASIVFNMVKPKLNLTEQIAEVVSTYEIPTTTNSISDLVVFSKSVLTNGVEANNNAQRQLDELTKELLLK